The following coding sequences lie in one Bifidobacterium sp. ESL0690 genomic window:
- a CDS encoding histidine kinase: protein MSKRYLQDAAGVALLLCCALLEAARQHSSFDVTAIVALLTAICCSALAQWLDNDDRHFGGNTPDFAPLPLLLFCIPSLLLPEFLAFMPLVAFAMMVIPTDQSEKQWHKLMRWCWILPLICSYWTYRFGGFLPAVHNRHSAIHPVLDAAIAMLFSCLTALLGYIFSISDFEHRRLLALKDTIRATRRRNATQIDSLREQQEESTRVATLRERTRIAREIHDNVGHLLTRALMQTQAASAVANATDDETAAKQLAGINESLNEAMTMVRRSVHDLEDDGTDFEAQIADAVHVMDSARPDFSVTLDCDIENTPAPVARCFTAVIREALTNVIRHSDASSANVSLHDYPAFWQLAVFNKAATKPTAQSTNGIIPDLRGMGLADIEQRVHALGGTSLCGPYRDGWRVFVSLPKAPWTSTNTDTSNKEEETV, encoded by the coding sequence GTGAGCAAAAGGTATCTTCAGGACGCGGCCGGAGTGGCATTGCTGCTTTGCTGCGCCCTGCTTGAGGCGGCGAGGCAACACAGCTCGTTCGATGTCACCGCTATCGTTGCCTTGCTTACTGCCATTTGCTGTTCGGCACTCGCCCAATGGCTTGACAACGATGACCGGCACTTTGGTGGCAATACTCCCGATTTCGCGCCGCTCCCCTTGCTGCTGTTCTGCATACCATCGTTATTGCTCCCTGAATTTCTTGCGTTCATGCCATTGGTCGCGTTCGCAATGATGGTCATTCCGACTGACCAATCTGAAAAGCAGTGGCACAAGTTGATGCGATGGTGCTGGATTCTCCCGTTGATATGTTCATATTGGACTTATCGGTTTGGTGGGTTCTTGCCAGCCGTCCACAACCGCCATTCCGCGATTCATCCGGTATTGGATGCTGCCATTGCGATGCTCTTTTCGTGCCTCACCGCTCTATTAGGATATATTTTCTCCATTTCCGATTTTGAACACCGTAGGTTGCTCGCCCTCAAAGACACCATCAGAGCGACCCGCCGCCGCAACGCGACACAAATCGATTCACTGCGCGAGCAACAAGAGGAATCGACCCGCGTGGCGACCCTGCGTGAGCGCACCCGCATCGCCCGCGAGATTCATGACAATGTCGGACATCTGCTTACTCGTGCTCTGATGCAGACGCAGGCGGCCAGTGCTGTGGCGAACGCTACCGATGACGAAACTGCAGCGAAACAACTCGCTGGCATCAACGAAAGCCTCAACGAAGCGATGACGATGGTGCGGCGTTCCGTGCACGACCTTGAAGACGACGGAACTGATTTCGAGGCGCAGATTGCGGACGCCGTGCATGTCATGGATAGCGCAAGGCCGGATTTTTCCGTTACGCTGGATTGCGATATCGAAAACACCCCGGCCCCGGTGGCCCGTTGCTTCACCGCCGTCATCCGCGAGGCATTGACCAATGTGATTCGCCACTCTGATGCGAGTAGCGCCAACGTTTCGTTGCATGATTATCCCGCGTTCTGGCAACTTGCGGTGTTTAACAAAGCAGCGACGAAACCAACGGCTCAATCCACGAACGGAATCATCCCCGACCTTCGCGGCATGGGCCTGGCGGACATAGAGCAACGTGTCCACGCCCTCGGCGGTACCTCGCTTTGTGGCCCGTACCGCGACGGCTGGCGTGTGTTCGTCTCGCTGCCGAAAGCACCGTGGACGAGCACAAACACAGATACCAGCAATAAGGAAGAAGAAACCGTATGA
- a CDS encoding ABC transporter ATP-binding protein: MNAKQDPSGTGNVPAVKISHLVKRYGDHLVLDDFDLDVPQGKIFGLLGPNGSGKTTLINCILSLLTYDSGNIRIFGEPMTPSAYVLKARIGLVPQDVAVIEELTVEENIDYFCSLYVPKKGKRKLLVDEAIALVGLGDFRKYRPKNLSGGLKRRLNIACGIAHKPDLIFFDEPTVAVDPQSRNAILEGIERLNCAGATVVYTSHYMEEVEQICDQILIMDHGRHVAEGTVGELKAMVSTGDRILVETLDLADTALADLKGLPTIVDADYDGKTLTVRCKAGERNLVDVLDLLQRSGANIGHVSSNPPTLNDVFLEMTGKALRD, translated from the coding sequence ATGAACGCGAAACAAGACCCGAGCGGAACCGGCAACGTTCCCGCGGTCAAGATCAGCCATCTGGTCAAGCGTTACGGCGACCATCTGGTACTCGACGACTTCGACCTCGACGTGCCGCAAGGCAAGATATTCGGTCTGCTCGGTCCCAACGGCAGCGGCAAGACCACGTTGATTAATTGCATTCTTTCGCTCCTGACCTACGATTCGGGGAATATCAGGATTTTCGGCGAACCGATGACGCCGAGCGCCTACGTGCTCAAAGCTCGCATCGGTTTGGTGCCGCAGGATGTCGCGGTGATTGAGGAGCTGACGGTGGAGGAGAACATCGACTATTTCTGCTCGCTTTACGTGCCGAAGAAGGGCAAACGTAAACTGCTGGTCGACGAAGCCATCGCGCTGGTCGGACTCGGGGATTTCCGCAAATACCGGCCGAAGAATCTTTCCGGCGGGTTGAAGCGTCGATTGAATATTGCCTGCGGCATCGCGCACAAACCCGATCTCATCTTCTTTGACGAGCCGACCGTGGCCGTCGACCCGCAAAGCCGCAACGCCATCCTTGAAGGGATTGAACGCCTCAACTGTGCCGGAGCGACTGTGGTCTACACGAGCCATTACATGGAGGAGGTCGAGCAAATCTGCGACCAAATACTCATCATGGATCACGGCCGCCACGTCGCGGAAGGCACGGTCGGCGAGCTTAAGGCGATGGTCTCCACCGGCGACCGCATACTCGTCGAAACGCTGGATCTCGCTGACACAGCACTTGCCGATCTAAAGGGGCTGCCGACCATCGTTGATGCTGACTACGACGGCAAAACGCTGACCGTACGCTGCAAAGCAGGCGAGCGCAATCTGGTCGATGTCCTCGACCTTCTGCAACGTTCCGGTGCCAACATCGGCCACGTCTCCTCGAACCCGCCGACGTTGAACGACGTGTTCCTCGAGATGACCGGCAAGGCGCTGAGGGACTAG
- a CDS encoding ABC transporter permease, whose protein sequence is MFTTFKAYLKAGVRNPSIIFWVLAFPLIMLAMFQLMFSDINDLIHVDSQSMAVAEDSNWSKTAGAEQVVKALAGEQEDAKSQAKSKDSKSDNEKLITIRQASGVADAKRMVADGKAKGYLYVDDSGALHMALADTTVNSGNQAVSMSVTAIDYALQQYNETGRVVTAIAAKNHAAMANPQVRSSIGSSDGFLQHVSVTSVKPHRFARYYFSLLGMACLLGMTVSINLITLAQAILSALGVRVSVSPLPKIRQAIATLMASWVLSFACMLIAFLAMRYIFGVGIAGREPAAVLAVAASTLMASSLGLVIGAIPKLSKHAKLSLSTVLTCFLSLFTGLYGTGAMALGDRLRQKAPVIAQLNPARQVSDLFYDLLYYDNYHPFFIGLAIMAATTVVFVLIVVAMLRRQRYEHL, encoded by the coding sequence ATGTTCACAACGTTTAAGGCATATCTCAAAGCCGGGGTGAGAAACCCGAGCATCATCTTCTGGGTGCTGGCCTTTCCGCTCATCATGCTGGCGATGTTCCAGCTCATGTTCAGCGACATCAACGATCTAATCCACGTCGATTCGCAATCCATGGCCGTAGCCGAAGACTCGAACTGGAGCAAAACGGCCGGAGCCGAACAGGTGGTCAAGGCGCTCGCGGGTGAGCAGGAAGATGCCAAGAGTCAAGCCAAAAGCAAGGACTCGAAGAGCGACAACGAAAAGCTGATAACCATCAGACAAGCTTCCGGGGTTGCCGACGCCAAACGAATGGTGGCCGACGGCAAAGCCAAAGGCTACCTTTATGTGGACGATTCGGGAGCATTGCATATGGCGCTCGCGGATACGACGGTGAATTCCGGCAATCAGGCCGTTTCGATGAGCGTGACCGCAATCGATTACGCGTTGCAGCAATACAACGAGACCGGCCGTGTGGTCACTGCGATAGCGGCCAAGAACCATGCCGCCATGGCAAACCCGCAGGTCAGATCGAGTATCGGTTCATCGGATGGGTTCCTGCAACACGTAAGTGTGACGAGTGTAAAACCGCACCGTTTCGCACGCTATTATTTCTCGCTGCTCGGGATGGCCTGTTTGTTGGGCATGACCGTATCCATCAACCTCATCACGCTCGCCCAAGCGATCCTTTCGGCCCTTGGCGTGCGGGTCAGTGTCTCGCCGTTGCCGAAGATCCGGCAGGCGATTGCCACACTTATGGCCTCGTGGGTGCTTTCTTTTGCCTGCATGCTGATCGCGTTCCTAGCGATGCGTTACATCTTTGGTGTCGGCATAGCCGGGCGTGAGCCGGCAGCAGTGCTTGCGGTGGCGGCATCGACCTTGATGGCGAGCTCGTTGGGGCTGGTCATCGGTGCCATTCCGAAACTTTCGAAGCACGCCAAATTGAGCCTGAGCACGGTACTCACCTGCTTCTTGTCGCTGTTTACCGGTCTGTATGGCACCGGCGCGATGGCGCTAGGGGATAGGTTGCGGCAAAAGGCGCCTGTCATCGCCCAGCTCAACCCCGCCCGCCAGGTGAGTGACCTGTTCTATGACTTACTGTATTACGACAATTACCATCCATTCTTTATCGGTCTGGCTATCATGGCCGCCACCACGGTCGTTTTCGTCCTGATCGTCGTGGCGATGCTGAGGAGGCAACGTTATGAACATCTGTAA
- a CDS encoding ABC transporter permease, whose translation MNICKAALAVAKRHRTYILFYLVALSLVMTAILFQSVSDTHGSSPTYSPDQSRVAVIDRDGGAGGIATGLKDYLGQTNTVVHVDDNRRAMQDAMATDATDAIYVVPKGYMHDFTDAVSSGQNPKQLSVVITQGEPQDLSETKVSTFLSNLRTTYLAETAAQAGSSRIGESGIVHSAVREVVRAGKSTKTDAHVSVVTTHHASGNASATLVFGRSLSLGSYPIVTSMIVVIAMVIGAFTVETTRRRMEVSPAPSHAVGLGLLAACAGIGVLVTVYYLLLSLGVTAIMTGSLAGLTLRPVLLATCSMAIYVFFGISIGFVLGRLAVSTTAANGLANVLGLAIGFTSGAWSFGSAVMTGPVALIGKLLCGRWYLDAIDRAMGLGTYAGGTSSLAGWASSTGMVALFAIALVCVGLAVGSPRRHKERSRS comes from the coding sequence ATGAACATCTGTAAAGCCGCGCTCGCCGTCGCGAAACGGCATCGAACCTATATTCTCTTCTATCTGGTGGCGCTCAGCCTGGTCATGACGGCCATCCTGTTCCAAAGCGTCTCCGACACCCACGGATCGTCGCCCACATATTCGCCAGACCAGTCGCGTGTGGCGGTTATCGATAGAGACGGCGGTGCCGGTGGCATCGCGACCGGACTGAAGGACTACTTGGGGCAGACCAACACCGTCGTGCACGTCGATGACAACCGTCGAGCCATGCAGGACGCCATGGCCACCGACGCCACGGACGCCATTTATGTGGTGCCGAAAGGCTATATGCACGATTTCACAGATGCCGTATCCAGCGGACAAAATCCCAAACAGCTCAGTGTGGTCATCACGCAGGGCGAGCCCCAGGATCTTTCCGAAACAAAGGTTTCGACCTTCCTTTCCAATCTGCGAACGACATATCTGGCCGAAACCGCTGCGCAGGCCGGGAGTTCTCGGATTGGTGAATCTGGAATCGTGCATAGCGCCGTCCGTGAGGTCGTGCGTGCCGGCAAATCCACCAAAACGGATGCCCATGTCTCTGTCGTCACCACACATCACGCCTCCGGCAATGCTTCGGCGACGCTGGTATTCGGCCGTTCGCTCTCGCTGGGTTCCTATCCGATCGTCACATCCATGATCGTGGTCATCGCCATGGTGATCGGTGCTTTCACCGTCGAAACGACCCGTAGGCGCATGGAGGTGTCTCCGGCTCCTTCGCATGCCGTTGGTCTCGGTCTGCTGGCGGCATGCGCGGGCATCGGAGTGCTGGTAACCGTTTACTATCTGCTGCTCTCGCTGGGTGTAACCGCGATCATGACCGGTTCGCTGGCAGGCTTGACGCTGCGGCCGGTTCTGTTGGCGACATGTTCGATGGCCATCTATGTGTTCTTCGGCATTTCGATAGGTTTCGTACTTGGTCGTCTCGCTGTCTCAACCACTGCCGCCAACGGACTGGCCAATGTGCTGGGCCTCGCCATCGGCTTCACTTCCGGCGCGTGGTCGTTCGGTTCCGCGGTGATGACCGGTCCTGTGGCGTTGATTGGCAAGCTGTTGTGCGGCCGTTGGTACCTCGACGCCATCGACCGGGCCATGGGGCTGGGAACCTACGCGGGCGGCACGTCCAGTCTCGCCGGTTGGGCCTCATCGACCGGCATGGTCGCACTCTTCGCGATTGCCCTTGTATGCGTCGGCCTTGCTGTGGGCTCACCTAGACGGCATAAGGAAAGAAGTCGTTCCTGA
- the hemW gene encoding radical SAM family heme chaperone HemW yields MFEVYIHVPFCYRRCGYCDFNTYTAVDMGGGASRGNYANLAIDEMRLVREWQERHGIDEPAASSVFFGGGTPTLLPAVDLGRMLHAVKDIWGIEAGAEITTEANPDTVDEQYLEALAEAGFTRISFGMQSAVPHVLKTLDRTHTPANVTAGVKAANKVGLRSSVDLIYGAPDESMDDWRKSVETAIELGVNHISAYALTVEPTTKMGRQIKAGTIAKPDDDDEAAKYEIADELFKQAGLQWYEISNWARPGYESRHNLGYWRNVDWAGIGPGAHSHYRTSNVGAWQEHAVSGARDIGEDGFRKTNTAQTECNVSGNQSDFQTVDVNKQINQSITYTAESGAKSASTKSALSRGTGLETRFDTENSMQSDAAQFGVRAWDIAHPRKWAEAMDAGNVPWQGSEAITHEENLEETVMLGLRVREGLDISRIEQASGHVVDRAKLDEIKQSGLIEIHEENCIVPTLKGRLLNDTVIEQVLDICDW; encoded by the coding sequence ATGTTCGAGGTTTATATTCATGTGCCGTTCTGTTACCGCAGGTGCGGGTACTGCGATTTCAACACCTATACGGCCGTCGATATGGGCGGTGGCGCGTCGCGCGGCAACTATGCGAACCTTGCCATCGATGAGATGCGGCTGGTCAGGGAGTGGCAGGAACGGCACGGGATTGATGAACCTGCGGCTTCGTCGGTGTTCTTCGGGGGAGGGACACCAACTTTGCTGCCCGCGGTTGATCTTGGGCGGATGCTCCACGCAGTGAAGGATATCTGGGGGATTGAAGCCGGTGCGGAAATTACTACTGAGGCTAATCCTGACACCGTCGACGAACAATATTTGGAAGCGTTGGCGGAAGCTGGATTCACACGTATTTCCTTTGGCATGCAGTCGGCGGTACCTCATGTTTTGAAAACTCTTGATCGTACGCATACCCCGGCGAATGTGACCGCGGGCGTGAAAGCGGCGAACAAAGTGGGCTTGCGCTCCAGCGTCGACCTTATCTATGGCGCGCCAGACGAGAGCATGGACGACTGGCGAAAATCCGTCGAAACCGCCATTGAACTCGGGGTGAACCATATATCGGCCTATGCGCTGACCGTCGAACCGACCACGAAAATGGGACGGCAAATAAAGGCCGGCACCATTGCCAAACCGGACGACGACGATGAGGCGGCTAAATATGAGATTGCCGACGAGCTGTTCAAACAAGCCGGTTTGCAATGGTACGAAATCTCGAACTGGGCACGTCCCGGTTATGAGAGTCGTCACAATCTGGGCTATTGGCGCAACGTCGATTGGGCCGGCATCGGCCCCGGCGCGCACTCGCACTACCGTACGTCGAACGTCGGTGCGTGGCAGGAGCATGCGGTTTCCGGCGCTCGTGATATTGGCGAAGACGGATTCAGAAAGACGAATACCGCACAAACGGAATGTAACGTATCAGGCAATCAAAGCGACTTTCAGACCGTTGACGTCAATAAACAAATAAATCAAAGTATTACATATACAGCCGAGTCGGGAGCGAAATCAGCTTCAACAAAGTCTGCTTTGTCGCGCGGCACAGGGCTTGAAACACGCTTCGACACCGAAAACAGTATGCAATCGGATGCCGCCCAGTTCGGTGTGCGCGCATGGGATATCGCCCACCCGCGCAAATGGGCCGAAGCGATGGATGCCGGAAACGTGCCGTGGCAGGGAAGCGAAGCCATCACGCATGAGGAAAACCTTGAGGAAACGGTGATGCTTGGGTTGCGCGTGCGTGAAGGGCTCGATATCTCGAGAATCGAACAGGCCTCCGGGCATGTTGTTGACCGTGCAAAACTCGACGAGATCAAGCAGTCGGGTCTGATAGAAATCCACGAAGAAAACTGCATTGTCCCGACATTGAAAGGCCGTCTGCTCAACGACACCGTCATCGAGCAAGTACTCGA